The Aedes aegypti strain LVP_AGWG chromosome 1, AaegL5.0 Primary Assembly, whole genome shotgun sequence sequence actatcctgtaagcctcatgcttgacgataggaatgacgataCATGTTTTGGTTGAAaaccgttgtttacacgtgggaatagcctaccttgttatGTCTACCGTGGTTATGTATAAATTTAAACAGTCAAGAGGACACACTTCCTTGATCTTTGTAAtttattgttgttttgtttgaaaatttcaatgctttccgctacgtcaagcttccaaggatttggaatATGACGTAagagtttaatattttttgtgtttatgaaatgttgttcattgtaaatatgttctgcaacttttgatttgaaatggtgtACAAGTTCTGTTTCTGTGTCTTTGTGTGCTTTAGTAACTTCTGCTACGTGTTCTTTGAAACGTGTATTGAGagtccgttttgtttgtcctatgtaAATTTCGTTACAGTGGtcgcatgtaatttggtaaacgcctgatttatataaactgtCAATTGGGTCTTTTGTTGAACCTAGGAGAGTTTGGAGTTGGTTGTTTCTACTGGTAAAAACTAAATCAAAACCAAACCTTCGTAGGTGGTTGTTCTTGTGCCAGAGTAGTAAGTGAACGTCTGTATTGCTCTCGTGTTCTTTTGTCAATGAGTTATTGTATTGTTTGTCTTGTGTAGCCGTTTAATTGTCCcgtttcaaaaatgtagttAAGTTTCTTTCTTCTACCAGTTTCACTAAGGGGGATTGTTAGCACTCGATGTATCATGTGATTGAAGGAAGACATTTTGTGTTGGTGTGAGTGATTTGATGTATTTGGAATAATACGTTGAGTGTTAGTTGGTTAGTCCTGAACGTATTATTCCAAATACATCAAATCATTCACACCAACACAAAATGTCTTCCTTCAATCACATGATACATCgaaaggtcgtgggttcaaatctcaccttagcatatatttttttgcataatttaTCTCATaaattatccatctttaccacgcgtaatgagttattaaataaaaaccatgcagattggattaccgaacaagTCCATATATGTGTCAATATAACTGTTCATGTTGTATACTGAAAAAGAAGCTAATTGATATCCGTTGCTCCTCTCTACACATCTGCTGAACATCACATTTTTTGCGTCAAACAGAACGCACCACCGCCTCATTATTCAGCACTTCTAATGTACAAAAATGGGCTTCTGTGCCTTTTTAAAGAAGTTTCGTGAGAAGCATATTTTTTGGTctaacatgttttttttcacaaaacttttccaCTTTTCGCTTACCTTTCATCATCATTGCAGCAGCAATCATGGTCTCCAATCCGCCCTTCTTGCCCAGCTTGCTGCCACCCTTACGCCCCACGAACAGTTCTCGCGCCTTCGATACTGCTTCCTTATCCATCAGCTTCAGCCGCAGCGAGtggctcttcaggtagtcgttCAGCTTAAtgatcaggaattcatccaatcGCTTGTTGGGATCGGTGGGGAAGATCCTTGACACTTCCGAGATAATATCGGCCGTTTTGGTGACATTCACATTCGCATCCCTGACAACACTCACTCCGGACAAAACACTGTACTCGTTCTGGTCCGAAAGTCGTTCCAAAAATGACACAATCTCCATCTTCAAGCAAGACACACTGTAACTGTTAGCACAAAGCTTCGATTTCGGCTGGTGATCGTAGATAGCGCCGGAAACGTTGGCCAACACCACACTCATCACCAATCCCAACAGGAGGAAAGCCATTTTTAGAATCACTTGCCGAATGCACTCACTGTCACTGCCGGACCACACAATCGATCGATCGATATGCCTAAAAACCCAAACGCAAACTGCTACCGTTCGAAGATCATTCATCAACTTTTATATTGCTTGCAAACATAAAACAGTAATTGTTTGCAGACGGTTTCCCTAAGTGAACAGAAAAGCCCCAGCCAGCGTCAACCTGAAATTCCCGGGTCCGTGACCGGGGTGGAAAAATGCAACGACAGCGAACCCCACCGGCGCACACTGGTCCGGAAGGCTAATTAAGTTGGACATGAGGATTTTGTGTCGATTTATGTATTTTACAATTATAGTTGGATCAGAGAATATGTACAGAACATTCAGAACTACAAATAATATAAGTTGACTAttggaagcattagaagaaatcttccattttgaaaagtattaagaaaatatatccaaacttttttgcaatgtattacagatgacacgcaggctttgtcctttTGCGGAGAGGTTTGTGTGATCCGGAAACAAAGATttctgacatccctgaggtaactcaggcaaGTCAGAtgcgaaaatattgtataatattggtcccaaaatactTCCTTGAGGAACACTAAATCTTTCAAGAAGTCTTTCTGAGAGTTTTGCCAACTAACATGAAGTGTTCGATTTGTCAGATAATTTTGGATTATATGAGCAATGTATATtgtgaaattaaagttttttttgttattttacaatcaaatatTCATGCCATTCACTGTCGAATGCTTATTCTATGGTAGAAGAGCAAGATCAGAAAAATAGCCTTCAGATAACGTGCGttaaaatttcctttttttgaAGACACTTCACATTTGGTATTTTAATGccattgcttcaacaatggaagttgttaaagtttcgagaaCATTGCCAACATCGTGATTTGTTTGCTAAAAAAttctaacatcaagattactatcaatgtgtgtttcatatgtattccaatcagctcgaaaatatttgaatgtagAGCTAATAGGATTGCGAATCGCTTCATAGGATTTTTGGAATGTAACATGgaaatgatcagaatcaaaatcagagtgaataaccagttggctacaaaggttaCTACAGTcgtttaagaccaaatcaatcgtagaagggtttctagaagagaaaaatctattagggctatcagggtattgaattgagaaatatcctgaagagcactcatcgaaaaaaaatctggcgttgcaattgctttgcgaattattctatgagcgatgttttgcattaaagcAACCAATGAGaacaaattttgacttattgcgactCGAAATTTGCGAGTCAAtgccgcaagtcagtttgaagcaaataaaCTTACTGCCCAgtacattgaaaaggcaaataggtagctatgaaagtatatttaaacctgtgtttcaacagaaacatctaaaattacaaaaaatttggttttatgGTTTATACACCTTTGAATGATAAAAGAAACTTCACCATATGGTTCATCCAGCTGATCATTACGATGAACATAAAAGTCGGgatttcttttgagtttggatccaggtttcaaataagtttcagtaataactgcaatATGTATTTTATTAACTGTCAgaaacagctcatcctctttaccattAACCAttataactatctatttattttgttataaagttgttaaaaatgaacaaaaaaatatcttaaagggaaataaaacaaattatgttatatttctgttttattatgttctatggataacggagcctaacaaaattatatcataatatgatatgcatatcatattcttataaaattttattatatttctgtTACAAGCTTCTACTCGGGTTATCCTTAGCATTAAGGTAACATGAGAGGCCGTTTTATTCTCCCTATCATTTGTCTCActataacaattattatcaaaactttgcagaagcaaatctcgagttttggTAAACCGATAaagctaaaaaaaataacaataatagtgatacattttcatatCGATATATGAAATGGTACTTGAGACTTGCTTCTTCAAAAGGATAGGGTGATTCCAAAGACTTGCCGTGCGGTCTTTAGcataaaattaagtaaaaaaattatcaatgatTACTTACtattgagggattccacggaggcatgcaagtcgattctgatcgaccatttcaaaaatatctgaaactttgcacagtttttcagttcaatttaaatcgtcattttccgatatcaaatcttcaagttgagtcacgactaacttttcaaaagggtgtatgtgaaaatggttcaaaaatattcaaaaagctgcacagcaaaaacggttcgttcgattgttagacaactaaagaaacaaagtaagacaactaaataaaaattccaaaaaaaaaaaatacacacagtaaaaaaaaaatttttttgcattaaaaaacatcatttttgtcacaaaaactcaaatatctcaaaaccctatcggaataccaacgtaattttttgagggaaaacggtccattatattagctatctaccataaaaatttggtgatggtaagccaataaacaaaaaagttatgacatttcaaatagttcacaaatttgacacttagtgaaaattgttgttaattttttttaggaccgcagtttgttgctgaattttttgttaagggtaccacatgaggttaacaagttgttttcatgatattttatttaattattcataactattatagcatctattagaaagttagacgcgatccagtgttgtgatctaaagtcatgatagtgtcatattttttattgtacgtaactgaagaaaaattctctcaatagtgttgaaaccttttgataaaagaaacctataagaaatctaatattgaagacaaaagctacaaaaaaagttttctatacaggtatacgactagtttacctgcaaaaagtttacctcgtagagaacaaggcgggtctatacccaggtgatctagtatacgtaaagcaggtcggttttc is a genomic window containing:
- the LOC5576714 gene encoding uncharacterized protein LOC5576714; translation: MAFLLLGLVMSVVLANVSGAIYDHQPKSKLCANSYSVSCLKMEIVSFLERLSDQNEYSVLSGVSVVRDANVNVTKTADIISEVSRIFPTDPNKRLDEFLIIKLNDYLKSHSLRLKLMDKEAVSKARELFVGRKGGSKLGKKGGLETMIAAAMMMKGTLGAIAMGGLAMLAGKALMTGLLAMTLATVVGLKSLTSGGGQKSTTYEIVAKPMYTHSHSETEEVSHGHGGGGGYGGSWGRSQRLDVPAYSGRGDLKL